The Verrucomicrobiota bacterium genomic interval CGCAAAACGCATACGGAGAAGAAGGGGGAACGTAATTCCCGTTCGGCACGCAACGAGACGCGCACCCCCCGCCCAAAGCCCAAGATTGACTTCACGTTGGACGCCTTGGAGTTCAAGAACGTCAACTTGCTCAAACAATTTGTCACCGATCAGGGACGCATCCTGCCGCGCAAATACACCGGTTTGCCCGCCCATTACCAGCGGCAGATGAACCGGGCCATCAAACGCGCCCGGCAGGCGTTGCTCATGAAATAGACGGTTGTCCGTTGTTGTTCTGGATTTTAGCGCCGCGTTTGCGGCGCAAAAAAAGCCACGCGATGTCGCGTGGCTTTTTTTAGGGATTCATGGGTCAAGCTTCTTCGCCGGTCCATTCTCCCAAATGGATGTATTCTTTGATTTTTCGCCGCTCATAACGGCTCTTTTGTGCTTTTTTTGGGCGGTTATCCGCTTTGCGGAAGGGGTGTTTTGGATTACGAAGTGCCTCCACGATTACATCAAACGTTTTTGTCATGAGACTTTCCTTTCTTTCGTGCGCCGCATGACGCCATGATACAGGGACACTACCACCTTGGGATTTTCCTCGAAGCAACCTGTCAATTTAACGTTCATGACGGCCATCCATGATTGGACTGTGACACCATACACCACGTTCAATGGTTACTCAAATTTTTTCTACGCTTTTTTACATCCCCGTGCTTTCATCCGTGCCATCCGAGTAATCCGTGGTAAAAAAACGGGAAATTAACCACCGATAAACACCGATGGACACAGATAAGACCATACACCGGTCCGGTATTCCGCAATCCGCAATCCGCATTCCGAATTCGAGGGTTCCGAAATCCGCAATGATAGCCCAACCAGTAGGCGTGGCCACCTTCCTTGGCGCGACCGTTGGGGTTTTGCTCGGCGGCGGTTTGGGCTGCTTCGGCATCCTCATCCAGTTCGCCTTACAATGGCGGCGACGGGAACCTGCGGACTAGCCAGGCGCTCCGGCCAATCCTGAAAGGATTGCGGCATCGAAGCCCAACGGTTGAATCGGTCAGGGGTAAAAGGGCCGATTCTACCTTGGGTTTACCGTCCACCGTGACTGGGCAACCCTGAAAGTGGTTGCGTCAAGGGCACCGGGTATATTCACGCAGCCTTGACGACAAGATGGTCGCTTCCATTCGCGGCG includes:
- the rpsR gene encoding 30S ribosomal protein S18, which codes for MPRKTHTEKKGERNSRSARNETRTPRPKPKIDFTLDALEFKNVNLLKQFVTDQGRILPRKYTGLPAHYQRQMNRAIKRARQALLMK